The sequence TGTTTGAGGATCTCAAGTCTGCTTTCTATGAAGCTGAAGACATCTTGGATGATGTTGAGTACCACTGTCTTGAGAAGGAGATCCACAGCATGCCTCCACGCAAGAGGGATTGGGTGAAGAAACTCCTGCCCAGCCAATGCTTGAAAATTAAGGTCCTTCCTGTTCCTCCATGTCTTCCCAACCTTTGATTTCTCTGATTTTCTCCGGCATCCTTGCCTACATGTATGTATGCATATATGAAAAAGAGAGGTCATTTCCCTTTCCTATGTGCTTCGATTATTTTGGAAAATGCCCAAATCATGAATAATTGCTTGACGAAAAAATGTATCAAGAAACCTATCTATATATGTCTGGCCTTTGTAAACTAGTACAGCACTAGGCAAAAATAAACTGGAGCCAATAAATTTTAAAACACGTTACTCATCCCGTTATTCTGAAAGGCTCTAGATGATCATCAATATCGTAGAATTTCGCTACTACCTCACCCTCAACTTATAGCCAAATTTCCCAGATCTAGTGTTAGACAACTTCGGCATTTCGTGATCACCGTTAATGTACTGCTAAAATTACCGTGCCAAACTTTTCTACCACACCATGCCCTGCCTGTTGTTAGTCGCCATACAAAAACCTTGTTAATGGGAATTTAGAAGTTACTAGAACATTTCCCTTTCGACATATTAGTATCTTTTTTAAGCAAGGGTCAGTCCCTATAACAAACCTCTCATTCGTTGGTATCCACACTGCATGTTTCACAGGAGACTGGTATGCCCAAAAAGGAATTGAAGGATAGTCTAGAGAAGATAGAAGGAATTATAAACACTGCATACAAGTTTGTTGAACATCTCAAGTTGTTGACTGTAAGTAATGTCCAGGGAAGCCAAGCTGTTCCTGCCAGTTCAGGTGGTTTAGCAACTACTGCGGCTCCTCCGCCAATAGTAATAGGCCGCGATAAAGAGCGTGACCAGATCATTGCAATGCTTCATGAGAAGGAAGGTGATGATCAGCTAGACACAAACAGCAATTTATGTTATTCTGTAATAGGTATTCATGGCATCGGCGGGTCTGGGAAATCAACCCTTGCACAGTTAGTTTGTGACCATGAGAAAAAGTACAAGCAAGAGAAAAGGGACGGCCATTTTGACCTTGTAATGTGGGTTCATGTTTCTCAGAATTTTAGTGTGGATACTATTTTCAAGGAGATGTTTGAGGCAGCTACAGGGCATTCATGTGCTCACTTCAATAATCTTAATACCCTACAAGATAAGTTGGAGGAGAAACTACATGGAAAAAGATTCCTTTTAGTACTCGATGATATCTGGTGTAACATTAAGGATGAGAGGCAGCAAGGGGAATTGCGAAAGATAGTTTCACCACTCAAAGCTGGAGAAGTAGGAAGCAAGGTTCTGGTGACTAGTCGAAGCGAGGATGCATTACTAGTTCTGGGTGCTATAAAGCCGACATGTATTCCCATACCTGATTTGGATGCTCAGGTCTTCCATAGTTTGTTAATGCATTATGCACTTGAAGGTGTTGTCATAGATGATCATGTTCGAAGAAGACTCAGTATGATTGGGGCTGACATTGCAAAAAAGCTTAAGGGATCACCTCTAGCAGCCAGGATTGTGGGAAGACGGCTAGGCAGGAGACCCAAAGCTGAGTTTTGGGTAACTGTTAAAAATGGGAAGCTTGTCGACGGGACtatgggagctctgtggtggagctACCAACATCTTGATCAGCAGGCTAGGCGATGCTTTGCTTACTGTAGTATTTTTCCCCGAAGACGTCAATTGTATCTTGATGAGTTAATTAAATTGTGGGTGGCAGAAGGGTTTATAAGAACACCAAATGAACGGGAGGATGTAGAAGATGTTGGTCGGGAATACTTTGATGAGTTAGCATCAACCTCATTTCTGCAAAAGGCAGGAAAGTACAATGGCAATGACTACTATTTACTTCATGATCTTGTGTATGATTTAGCAGAGATGGTCGCCGGAAGTGATTGCTTCAGAATCGAAAATGGCTGGAGATGGGAAGAACCCAAGAGAGGAGTAGGGTGGCGAGGAGATGTTCCTCTAAGTGTCCGCTATCTTTTTGTTCAGAATTACGATGCGGAATTGATTACCAAGAAAATTCTTAAATTGAAAAGTTTGCGCACTCTGATCATTGATGCTATTGAAATGTATACACCAGTTGAGGAAAAAGTCATTGCGAGTATATTCAAGAAGCTGCAGAAACTTCGGGTACTAACCGTGGGGTGTTGTAATAATTGGGTAATCAGGAAGCCCGATGTGTTATACATCCCAGAAGCTATTATTGAGTTAAAGCATCTACGCTATCTTGCTTTTAGGACAAACATGTTATGCAGGGTAATTTTACCAAACGCAATGTCCAAGCTTTACCACATGCAGCTGCTAGATTTTGGTGAGTGCAAAAAGATGCAATTTTCCTACGGTGACCTTATCAAATTGCGGCATGTATTTGGCTTTTCAGGAATGGATATTTCCAACATCGGCAGGCTGACCTCACTCCAAACAATACCATCCTTCATAGTAAGAAAGGAACAAGGATATGAAGTAAAGCAGCTGAGGGGCCTAAACAAGCTTCACGGTAGACTTAGCATCAGCGGTCTTGAAAATATTGAGAGCAAGGAGGAGGCTCTTGAAGCCAATCTAGCTGGCAAGGAGCAACTAACACAACTAGTATTGTACTGGGGTGGTGATACGAGTCGCAATCCAGAAGTTCAAGCAGAGGTACTTGAAGGCCTTTGTCCTCCTGTGGGGCTTGAGACACTGCACATTTTGGGTTATGAAGGTTCGAAGTACCCAAATTGGATGGTGAGTACGCATAGCGAAGGACCAAATGAGCTGCAAGAACTATGGTTGTATGGATGGAGCCAACATGGACCTGCTCCTGAACTCGAGGCTTTCGCTCATCTTTGTTCGTTGGAGCTTTGGAACTGCAC comes from Triticum aestivum cultivar Chinese Spring chromosome 5B, IWGSC CS RefSeq v2.1, whole genome shotgun sequence and encodes:
- the LOC123114493 gene encoding disease resistance protein RGA2 isoform X2; translated protein: MVDPVTGLGIGMKALGWVASPIISELFKKCSTYLSFDASEKLRQLGPKLILLERAMEVFDKIPGRDRLEKLFEDLKSAFYEAEDILDDVEYHCLEKEIHSMPPRKRDWVKKLLPSQCLKIKETGMPKKELKDSLEKIEGIINTAYKFVEHLKLLTVSNVQGSQAVPASSGGLATTAAPPPIVIGRDKERDQIIAMLHEKEGDDQLDTNSNLCYSVIGIHGIGGSGKSTLAQLVCDHEKKYKQEKRDGHFDLVMWVHVSQNFSVDTIFKEMFEAATGHSCAHFNNLNTLQDKLEEKLHGKRFLLVLDDIWCNIKDERQQGELRKIVSPLKAGEVGSKVLVTSRSEDALLVLGAIKPTCIPIPDLDAQVFHSLLMHYALEGVVIDDHVRRRLSMIGADIAKKLKGSPLAARIVGRRLGRRPKAEFWVTVKNGKLVDGTMGALWWSYQHLDQQARRCFAYCSIFPRRRQLYLDELIKLWVAEGFIRTPNEREDVEDVGREYFDELASTSFLQKAGKYNGNDYYLLHDLVYDLAEMVAGSDCFRIENGWRWEEPKRGVGWRGDVPLSVRYLFVQNYDAELITKKILKLKSLRTLIIDAIEMYTPVEEKVIASIFKKLQKLRVLTVGCCNNWVIRKPDVLYIPEAIIELKHLRYLAFRTNMLCREWIFPTSAG
- the LOC123114493 gene encoding putative disease resistance protein RGA1 isoform X1, with the protein product MVDPVTGLGIGMKALGWVASPIISELFKKCSTYLSFDASEKLRQLGPKLILLERAMEVFDKIPGRDRLEKLFEDLKSAFYEAEDILDDVEYHCLEKEIHSMPPRKRDWVKKLLPSQCLKIKETGMPKKELKDSLEKIEGIINTAYKFVEHLKLLTVSNVQGSQAVPASSGGLATTAAPPPIVIGRDKERDQIIAMLHEKEGDDQLDTNSNLCYSVIGIHGIGGSGKSTLAQLVCDHEKKYKQEKRDGHFDLVMWVHVSQNFSVDTIFKEMFEAATGHSCAHFNNLNTLQDKLEEKLHGKRFLLVLDDIWCNIKDERQQGELRKIVSPLKAGEVGSKVLVTSRSEDALLVLGAIKPTCIPIPDLDAQVFHSLLMHYALEGVVIDDHVRRRLSMIGADIAKKLKGSPLAARIVGRRLGRRPKAEFWVTVKNGKLVDGTMGALWWSYQHLDQQARRCFAYCSIFPRRRQLYLDELIKLWVAEGFIRTPNEREDVEDVGREYFDELASTSFLQKAGKYNGNDYYLLHDLVYDLAEMVAGSDCFRIENGWRWEEPKRGVGWRGDVPLSVRYLFVQNYDAELITKKILKLKSLRTLIIDAIEMYTPVEEKVIASIFKKLQKLRVLTVGCCNNWVIRKPDVLYIPEAIIELKHLRYLAFRTNMLCRVILPNAMSKLYHMQLLDFGECKKMQFSYGDLIKLRHVFGFSGMDISNIGRLTSLQTIPSFIVRKEQGYEVKQLRGLNKLHGRLSISGLENIESKEEALEANLAGKEQLTQLVLYWGGDTSRNPEVQAEVLEGLCPPVGLETLHILGYEGSKYPNWMVSTHSEGPNELQELWLYGWSQHGPAPELEAFAHLCSLELWNCTWFALPCNMKHLMSLKRLLIDACLNIRSLPTLPLSLEEFTLKRCNVEFVKSCETHGHPNWQKIEHVPMKSLLSQGSFRSHEDV